The stretch of DNA TGGACCGCAGTTCGTGCACGTGATGAAGAAATATTCGTATCTTGGGTCTTTAGGGTCTCTAAGCTCCTTTAGGCAGTCGCCGCATATGGCTATGTCAGGTGGAATAACTGAGCCGGAAAGCTCTGTTTCTTTTGAGCTTTTATGAATTGAGAAGGTGGCATACTCGTTTTTGCCTTTGAGTTCCATGGTTAGGATTTCGTGGATTTGAGCAAGCGGCGGCTTCTTTTCTTTCAAGTCTCTTATGAAGTTTTGGATGTCGCTTTCTTTGCCTTCTAAGAGTATTTCTACTCCGGCATCGCCTCTGTTTTTTACGTAGCCTTTAAGGTTGTTTTTCACTGCAATACGGTAAATGAAGGGTCTGAAGCCTACTCCTTGAATTATGCCGACTATTTTGATTTTTAAGCGCACTGCAGTAGGACTCCTAAATTTAGAAACGATGTGAGTGATTTACATAAGTGTTAAGCTGCTTAAAGCATGCTTGATATGTAGTTTTTAGGTGAGATGTCCGCTGGCGTAGTAAAGGAATGGAAGAGCAAGCAAAATTGTGTTATAGCCCAATTTCGTAAGCGAATATTTCACTTTTAATGGCGGTCCTTCCTCAACTGTTCTTTGGACGCATCTGGTTTGCACCAGAATTTTCAGTTTATCTGATAAGGTGCGTGAGTTGACGCCTAAGATTCTTTTCAGTTCTCCGAAGTTTGCGGCGTTTTTGAGGAAGAGTATGTAGAGGATTTGAAGATTCCACTTCTGCGATAAAAGAGTGAAGCTTTCTTCGAGGCTTTGCATTGTTTCTTTTAAGTCTTCAATGCTTAGCTCTTGCTTTTGGAATATTTGGCGAAGAGTTTCTTCTATGCCTTCGAGGTTTACTTTTAGGCGGGATTCTACGAAGTTGCGGAGTTCGTCGCTTAAGACTACCTTACGGTTCATGCGCGTACACCTAGTGTGTGAAAGTTTACTACAAGATTTATATGGTTTAATTTTTAAATCTGGTGTATAAAAATAATGAACGCTTCATTTAGAGCGTGACAGTTAAATGTCAACCAAGCAAGAAGCAGAAAAATTTGAAACCCATTCAACAAGCATATGTCCAGAATGCCTCAAAAGGATTCCAATGAGAATCTACGAGGAAAACAACATAATCTACTTAGAAAAAACCTGCCCTGAACATGGAAAGTTTGACGACATTTACTGGGGCGACGCTGAACTTTACAAATGGTTCTACGACAAATGGTACAACGAAAAGTATGTGGGCACTGGTTTAGAGAACCCACACACCAAAACAGTTAACGAGTGTCCATTCGACTGCGGAATCTGCCCAAAACACAGAACAGCCACAATTTTAGGCATAATCGACATTACAAACAGGTGCAATCTGGCTTGTCCAGTCTGTTTTGCTTACGCTGGAGCCGCAAATTATGTTTATGAACCTTCTTACGAGCAGATTGTTGACATGATGAAGCTTTTAAGGGCTAATCGCCCATGGGCTTGCAACGCGCTGCAGTTTAGCGGTGGTGAACCAACAGTTAGGAACGATTTGCCAGATTTGATTAGGGAAGCAAAAAAGGCGGGAATAAGCCATGTTGAGGTTAACACTAACGGGTTGCGCATTGCCGCAGATGTTGATTACTTCAAGAAGTTGTTAGACGCTGGGTTAAGCACGCTTTACTTGCAGTTTGACGGCTTAAGAGAAGAAATTTACAAGAAGACACGTGCAAGAGCAGACCTTGTTCCAGTCAAACAGAAAGTTATAGAGAACGCGAGAACGCTTGGGTTGGATTCGGTTGTTTTGGTTGTCACCTTGGCAAAGGGCGTTAACGACAAGGATTTAGGCGCTATAGTAGATTACACAATTAAAAACCATGATGTTGTACGGTGCATTAACATTCAGCCGATTTCAATGGCTGGCAGAGCCAGAAAAGACGAGCTTAGAAAGATGCGCATCACAATACCGGACACCATGAAACTGATTGAGGAGCAGACTAACGGCGTTGTTTCGCGCTGGGATTGGCGACCAGTTAACTGGCCTGTTCCAGTCTCCAAAGGCATGGGTGCAATAAAAGGTAAGGTTTATCCGGAGTTTACGATGCATCCCATGTGCGGTGCGGCGACTTTTCTTGTTGTTGAAAAGGATGGTTCTTTCAAACCTGTAATGGATTACGTGGATGTTGACAAGTTCGCTGACGTGTTCTGGAGCGTTTACTATTCTGGTGTTAAAGGCAAAAAGACAATTGCAAAGATGAAGATGCTGAAGCTTTTGCCCATGGCCAAATCAAGTCTCGTTGGCAGATTAATCAGAGACGTGATAACAAAGGGAAGCTACGAGGCTTTAGGCGATTTCATGCGCAGAATAGTTATGATAGGAATAATGCACTTCCAAGACGTTTGGAATTTTGATTTAGACCGTGTTCAGAAATGCGCAATTCATTATGCCACGCCAGACGGCAAGATACGCTCATTCTGCACCTACAACAGCATACATAGACCCAACGTGGAAAAACAATTCGCAATACCAATCAGCGAATGGACAAAGAAAACAGGCAAAAAAATCAACGAATCAGCATAAAAAAGAAAGAACGCTAGGTTTTTGCTAGTTTTTGTTTTTCTTCTTCTTGTAGCACTCTTCTGAGAACCTTGCCCACTAACGTCATCGGCAGTTCTGTTCGAAACTCCACTTCTCTTATCGCCTTGTAAGGCGCCACTTTTTCGTTCACAAAATCCATAATCTCCTTTTCCGTCGCTGTTTTTCCCTCTTTTAGCACAATGAAAGCTTTTGGAATTTCGCCTGCAACGGGGTCTGGTTTACCTATCACTCCGCACAGTTTCACGGCTGGATGCTCATAAAGCACATCTTCAAGCTCTCTTGGATAAACGCTGTATCCCTTGTATTTGATAAGGTCCTTTTTTCTGTCAGTAATGTAGAAGTAGCCATCCTCATCTATCTTACCAATGTCACCAGTGTAAAGCCACCCGTTGCGAAGAACTTCAGCGGTTTCTTCGGGCATTTTCCAGTAGCCCTTCATCACCTGCGGACCCTTAACCACCAACTCGCCAATCTCGCCAGGCGCAAGCTCTTTCTCTCCAGTTTCCAAATCCATAATCTTCGCGTCCGTGTCAGGCCAAGGAATGCCAATAGAGCCTATCTTCACGGTTTTCATCGACTTGTCAAGCGGGTTACAGTGTGTGACTGGTGACGATTCAGTCAAGCCATAGCCTTCAACCAAGACGCCGCCAGTCACTTCCATAAACTTCTTTTGAACTTCAGGCGGAAGCGGAGCCGAACCAGAAATGCAGAAACGCACAGAAGTGCAGTCATATTTCTTCAGGTCCGGATGAGCCAAAAGCATAGCGTACATTGTTGGCGCACCACAGAACACTGTAACTCGGTAATTTTGAATAGCCTTGAAAGTGCTTACTGGGTCGAATCGCGGAAGCAAAACGATTCTTCCAGCCAAGTGAATTGGCGCGTTCATGCCAGTTGTCATGCCGTAAATGTGAAAGAGCGGCAATACGGCAAGAAAAGTTTCTTCAGCCTCGTCGCCTTGAAGCCACTCGGCACACATGAGAGCGTTCGAAACCAAATTCATATGTGTCAACATCGCGCCTTTCGAAGTGCCCGTTGTGCCGCCAGTGTATTGAAGCGCCACCAAATCCTCTTTCGGGTTAATCTCCACACTCGGCGGTTTCGCTTCATACTTGTTTATTAGTTCTGTGAAGAAGTAAACGTTGGGTTTGCGCTCAACTTTTTGCTGCGGAATCTTCTTGAGCAAACTGCCTAACACTGCTGTAGCCTTAGGCATGTAATCCTTTAAACCCGTCACAATAACATGCTTCAGTTTGGTTTTGCTCCAAACCTTTTCTATAATCGGATAAAGCAAGTCCAAAACAACTATGGTTTCGGCTTCTGAATCGTTCAGTTGATGCTCCACTTCACGCTCTTTATACAGCGGGCTTATCGCAGTCGCAATTGCACCAATCTTAATCGCACCATAATAGGCAATTATGAACTGAGGAACATTCGGCAAGAAAATAGCCACTTTGTCACTTTTTTTCACGCCTAAACTGTCAAGGGCTGTCGCAAACTTGTCGGTCAACAAGTCCAATTCTTTGTAGGTAATTTCTCTATGAAAATAAACCAGCGCAGTTTTGAAAGGATACTTTTCTGCGGTTTTTCGCAAAAACTCGAAAAGCGGAATCTCGGGATAATCTATGTGTTTGCGGACTTTTTCCGGCCAGAATTTGAACCATGGTTTTTCCAATTTTTCCGGCTCTTCTACCTTCTTAACTTTTTTTCTAGGCATAAATAACCCTATTTTTTAATATAAACGAAATAAGGAAGTAATAACATTTTTCACGGATGACCTTGCAGTGAAAACCGAAACAGTTTGGATAGAATGCGCTGATGCGAAGCTTTACGGCAAACTTTACATTCCAAACGCTGTGCCCGCACCAGCCGTGCTTATCTGCCACGGACTCAACGCTCAAGGCTCGAATGGTCTAAGACTTTATGCCCGATTGGCTGAAAATGCCTGCAAAGAAGGGTTCGTGGCTTTACTTTTTGATTTTCGCGGAGTTGGAAAGAGCACTGGAAAATTTGATTACGGCATCGGCGAACAACAAGACGTTAAATGCGCATTAAACTATTTGGCTTCGAGACCAGAAGTCGCTCCGAACAAGATTTTTGTTGTTGGACACAGTTTAGGCGGTGCCGTTTCACTTTGTGCCTTGCAAAATGAGACCCGAGTTAAGGGACTCGTGTTGTGGTCAACGCCGAAAAATCACAACTACAACGTTAGAAAATTCATAAGGCGAACAAGAGGAACACTGGGTTTGTACGCTTTTTTGGCATTTTCGCGAATAGATAAGGTTTTAGACATTTCAAGATTGCTTAATTTGGAAGTTTATGGAGTTAAGCTGCGTCCACGGGATGTTCGAGAAAAACTTATGAAATTGAATGAGTGCGAAGCCGCCTCAAAACTTCGTAATATTCCGTTGCTCGTGGTAATAGGCGAAAAAGACAACATTGTAGGCGTGGATGAAGCAGAAGAAATCTACCGCTCAGCCAACGAACCAAAAAGCCTACTGACAATAAACGGTGCAGACCACATTTACAAAGGAAAAGAACAAGAGCTAATTGCTAAAACCGTTGATTGGATAAAAAAAGTTGGGCAGTAAAAAAGGGATTTATTGTGTTTCAGGTGGGACAAACTCGTATGTTGGGTTTCTTTCCTGCGAAGTTTTCGCGACAAGTTTGACTTTCATTCCAACCTTGATTTGCGACAGCTTAAACCCAGTGAGCCACGCAAGCACTTGGACGCCTTCTTTCAACTTTCCAATAGCCACAGTGTAAGGCTTGTATTCGCAGAAAGAAGTGGGTCTAAAAACTACATGCGTGAACGTTTCGATTTCAGCTTCGCTACTCAGCTCAATCCAGTCCATCTCAGAACATAAGCACTCTGAACAATCGGCAGAAGGCGGAAAATATAACCGTCCACACTTGTGGCATTTGGTTGCGTAGATTTTTCCTTCTTTCAAGCCTTCCCAAAACTTCAAAGTCTTACTTATGGGTATGTCTTGCACAATTTTAATTTCTCTCGATTTTATCGAAGGCATAGACGCCATACGATTCATCTCCTCAAAATTGTCACATAACAATAATGTCCCGTTCCGCCTACATTGTGGGCCAAAGCAACATAATTCTTCAATGGCACTTGTCTTGACTTTTCAGTGGCTTCTTCTCTAAGCTGTTTTGTTATCTCGTAAATCATTGAGCAGCCGGTCGTGCCGATTGGGTGTCCCTTGGCTTTTAAGCCTCCGTCAACGTTCACTGGGATTTTTCCGCCTATCTCTGTTTGTCCTTCACGGATTAGCTTGGCGCCTTCGCCTTTAGCGCATAATCCAATGTCCTCGTAGGCGAGTATTTCAGCTATTGTGAAGCAGTCGTGAACTTCCGCTACGTCAATTTGGTTTGGCGTTACTTTTGCGATTTTGTATGCCATTTGCGACGCTAAAACGCTGGCTTCGAGTCCCACGTAATCTCTCCTTTTGCTCATGTTCGCCGTTCCAGAAGCGTATCCTATGCCGGCAACCCAAACTGGCGTGTCAACTTTCAGCTCCTTAACTTTTTCTTCAGACGCAACAATAACAGAAGCAGAACCGTCCGTCATGGGACAACAATCAAAAAGTTTCAAAGGCGACGCTATAACCATAGAAGAGAGCACATCATCAACTGCTATTTTGTTTTGCAGGTGCGCAATCGGGTTCATCGTCGCGTATTTATGGTTCTTGACAGCTACTAACGCCAAATCTTCCTCGGTTGTGCCATACTTAGCCATGTGCGCATTTGCATACAACGCATAATACGCTGGAAATGTCAACCCAAAATTGTGAAACTCCCAAAGGTAATAGCCAGCCCTCCCAATCCACTCCATAGCCGTCGGAGAATCAATCTCCCTCATTTTCTCAACTCCAAGAGCCATGGCAATTTCAGCTTGTCCACTTGCTACCGCTGCATAAGCGGTGAAAAACGCGGCGCTGCCACTTGCGCATGCTGCTTCGCAACGGGTTAAGCCAGCCTTTGTTAACCCACAATATTCGGCGGAAACGACCGCTGGAAGAAGCTCTTCATACCATGCTCCTGCGCCTGTGGAGCCTAAAGCGACGAATTCTATGTCTTTTGCTGTTATGCCCGCATCTTCAAGTGAGGGCTTAACGGCTTCGAAAGCCAATTCTGC from Candidatus Bathyarchaeota archaeon A05DMB-5 encodes:
- a CDS encoding helix-turn-helix transcriptional regulator, translating into MNRKVVLSDELRNFVESRLKVNLEGIEETLRQIFQKQELSIEDLKETMQSLEESFTLLSQKWNLQILYILFLKNAANFGELKRILGVNSRTLSDKLKILVQTRCVQRTVEEGPPLKVKYSLTKLGYNTILLALPFLYYASGHLT
- a CDS encoding radical SAM protein, with amino-acid sequence MSTKQEAEKFETHSTSICPECLKRIPMRIYEENNIIYLEKTCPEHGKFDDIYWGDAELYKWFYDKWYNEKYVGTGLENPHTKTVNECPFDCGICPKHRTATILGIIDITNRCNLACPVCFAYAGAANYVYEPSYEQIVDMMKLLRANRPWACNALQFSGGEPTVRNDLPDLIREAKKAGISHVEVNTNGLRIAADVDYFKKLLDAGLSTLYLQFDGLREEIYKKTRARADLVPVKQKVIENARTLGLDSVVLVVTLAKGVNDKDLGAIVDYTIKNHDVVRCINIQPISMAGRARKDELRKMRITIPDTMKLIEEQTNGVVSRWDWRPVNWPVPVSKGMGAIKGKVYPEFTMHPMCGAATFLVVEKDGSFKPVMDYVDVDKFADVFWSVYYSGVKGKKTIAKMKMLKLLPMAKSSLVGRLIRDVITKGSYEALGDFMRRIVMIGIMHFQDVWNFDLDRVQKCAIHYATPDGKIRSFCTYNSIHRPNVEKQFAIPISEWTKKTGKKINESA
- a CDS encoding long-chain fatty acid--CoA ligase — protein: MEKPWFKFWPEKVRKHIDYPEIPLFEFLRKTAEKYPFKTALVYFHREITYKELDLLTDKFATALDSLGVKKSDKVAIFLPNVPQFIIAYYGAIKIGAIATAISPLYKEREVEHQLNDSEAETIVVLDLLYPIIEKVWSKTKLKHVIVTGLKDYMPKATAVLGSLLKKIPQQKVERKPNVYFFTELINKYEAKPPSVEINPKEDLVALQYTGGTTGTSKGAMLTHMNLVSNALMCAEWLQGDEAEETFLAVLPLFHIYGMTTGMNAPIHLAGRIVLLPRFDPVSTFKAIQNYRVTVFCGAPTMYAMLLAHPDLKKYDCTSVRFCISGSAPLPPEVQKKFMEVTGGVLVEGYGLTESSPVTHCNPLDKSMKTVKIGSIGIPWPDTDAKIMDLETGEKELAPGEIGELVVKGPQVMKGYWKMPEETAEVLRNGWLYTGDIGKIDEDGYFYITDRKKDLIKYKGYSVYPRELEDVLYEHPAVKLCGVIGKPDPVAGEIPKAFIVLKEGKTATEKEIMDFVNEKVAPYKAIREVEFRTELPMTLVGKVLRRVLQEEEKQKLAKT
- a CDS encoding alpha/beta fold hydrolase, translated to MKTETVWIECADAKLYGKLYIPNAVPAPAVLICHGLNAQGSNGLRLYARLAENACKEGFVALLFDFRGVGKSTGKFDYGIGEQQDVKCALNYLASRPEVAPNKIFVVGHSLGGAVSLCALQNETRVKGLVLWSTPKNHNYNVRKFIRRTRGTLGLYAFLAFSRIDKVLDISRLLNLEVYGVKLRPRDVREKLMKLNECEAASKLRNIPLLVVIGEKDNIVGVDEAEEIYRSANEPKSLLTINGADHIYKGKEQELIAKTVDWIKKVGQ
- a CDS encoding Zn-ribbon domain-containing OB-fold protein, which gives rise to MASMPSIKSREIKIVQDIPISKTLKFWEGLKEGKIYATKCHKCGRLYFPPSADCSECLCSEMDWIELSSEAEIETFTHVVFRPTSFCEYKPYTVAIGKLKEGVQVLAWLTGFKLSQIKVGMKVKLVAKTSQERNPTYEFVPPETQ
- a CDS encoding thiolase domain-containing protein, with the translated sequence MRKVAVIGVGNSKFGVRNDVNIAELAFEAVKPSLEDAGITAKDIEFVALGSTGAGAWYEELLPAVVSAEYCGLTKAGLTRCEAACASGSAAFFTAYAAVASGQAEIAMALGVEKMREIDSPTAMEWIGRAGYYLWEFHNFGLTFPAYYALYANAHMAKYGTTEEDLALVAVKNHKYATMNPIAHLQNKIAVDDVLSSMVIASPLKLFDCCPMTDGSASVIVASEEKVKELKVDTPVWVAGIGYASGTANMSKRRDYVGLEASVLASQMAYKIAKVTPNQIDVAEVHDCFTIAEILAYEDIGLCAKGEGAKLIREGQTEIGGKIPVNVDGGLKAKGHPIGTTGCSMIYEITKQLREEATEKSRQVPLKNYVALAHNVGGTGHYCYVTILRR